The sequence AAGATGGAGTGAGATTTACACGAGTGGTAGGGATTTACGGCCCAACGCTGTACCCCTCGTCTTTATTTTCCTACCCGAACAAACTAGGGTTTCGCGCAGGGGAGAGACTGCCGTCCTAATCTTGAGGTAAACCCCTCAACCATTTCCTTCTCTTATCTAGATCTATTATTTTCTCGCCGATCTGTTTGGTTGATTTTGACAGAAGTTAATGTTGTCGGaaggattttgtttttttttttctgttgctTCGGTGTTCTTATCCACTCTCCTTTGTCGTTACATTAGGTTAGCAATCTTCATTACCTTCCATTTCATTTTCTCCATTTTTGgggtttaataaaaaaaaagtttttttttcctttcttttttatCCAGTGAATTTTTATCAAGTTGTTAAAGATTTATCAATTTAATCTATAGATTACTCTCTCCTTGCAACTAATTTGTTTTTTGAGCATTTTGTTTATTCTACATTGGTAAATATAATGGTTTAATGTGTATACGCATAGCCATTCTGAATTTTTAGATTTAGTTAAGCTTTCAAATTTATGCCCAGTTAAAACTTGTAATTCTCTAAATGCATGAACTGAACCTAACTTTAGATGGGGTATCCTCACGGTATTCGCTTGCTTCTAACTTTACAAAAAAGGGATTAATTTAAATGATAGAGTGTGATCCTGTCGAACTTTAGATGGGGCGGCTCATGGGTAACCAAACAAAATGATTGTCTGCTGAAGGCCTTTTCCCTCCTCATTGTCAACTTCCAACACTTCAAACACTTCAATCAAGAGAAGCAAACGCCTGAGCATACTCAACTATGGTTAAAGGTCGTACAATTCTTACTGATTTTTTGGCTCTAGAAACATTATTGATTGTGTGGATTCAATGCCAATTACTCCTACTAGGTTCAGAGGTTCTGTCATGGGCCCTAAGTTTAGCAGTCATTACTATAGCAAGGAAACAAGTAGAacattttgcattttgttttcaaccaaaaagaaaagaaataaatagaaagaaaattGAGAAATTTGTAGATTGTTTAGTAAACTACATTTGATTGTGATAACTCTATATATATGGTTGAGATTCTTGTAATAATTTGTATGTTATTACTCTCAATTAGTCATGAAAATGTTTTTAGTTTGTGTACATTTTAtacttaaaagaaaataaatatcatcatGCCTATCAAAGGTTAAAACTTAAGCACATGCTACTTTTTTACATAATCTAATTTGTCCACttttaatgttttgttatgaTTCTAGTGGTTTTAGTTGTGATGCTGTCCAAGTGTTCTACTCAAGTCAGCACTTTTATTTAGCATCCCTGTGGCTGTGACTTAAAGCACAGATGGCCGACATGTGATTTCTATCTTTTCattattttcatgaaaattcatttATGGTCTTCCTGTGTTGATTTTCTTTTATTCACAGAGCTTTAACTCAGTAATTAACTGATTCTCTCCTTGGTTTTCAGTTATTTTGAACATGTTGGTACAGGATGCATTATACGATTGAACTTGCTTGAGGTTTTGATCTTGGCAATAGGTTCAAATGTTCTTTATTGTTTATCTTTTAATTTCCGCCGCACGATTTTGTGATTTTCGAACGATTTATAAACAGTTGATGCTATTCCAAAGTGTGTGGCACCATGTTCTGTGCTGTTTACCTCATGCTATCTTCTGGTAGGACGTCATGTTGTCTCATATTTTTAATCCACTACCCACATAATTTTATCTAATGTATCTACTTTAAAAAGGCAGAAGACATGTGCCGTAGATGTAAAAGAGAGCTCATGTGCCTATCCCCGAGCTCCTTTATTGGTCCCAGAACTCATTTTATTTCAACTAAACAGAACAATGAAGAATGATGTTGCTTTGAGCATAATGATATTTGACGATGATCTGCATGCAGCAGCAGCCTCCTTTATTGGTCGTAGAACTCATTTTAATTCAACTAAACAGAACCATGAAGAATGATGTTGCTTTGAGCATAACGACATTTGATGATGATCTGCATAAAGTACTTGTTGTGTAGGAACATTGGTTTTTTGAAACGGACTGCGAAGTTAAAGATGATGATCTTCTACAGATAAGCAGTATTTAGAGGGTGTAGAGTGTAGACTACATATGATGAGCAACATGAGGATAACAATTTAATAAAGTGGTGAAGGGAGCAGCTGTCGGGAGCAACGAACAGAGTTTGCACTGGAACATGCAACTGCTATGATGGTAAATTGAAGTCTTCGGCTGTCGCGTGGGCTCTACCATGTTTCAAGCTCAGAagacttttatttttatttttcatttatcgTCCATCTTTTATCTGTTCTTTTTATCGTCTTCGTTTTTTCCCTCTCTTGGTGCATTGAAACACAGTACCGAAGGTCGATGTGGTGCGTGGAGTAAAAGCATTGCCATGCTCAGTGTTTTTGCACTTGTAAAGGATTCAAAGAAAATTTTTGTGAGTTGATGATCTTCTACAtttgataattaattgaatttaagTTGTGAATCAAAAAAGTAATTGAGTGATACTGAAGTTGTCATATTTTTAATTGAGTGTCaatgttttttaaaaatctttgacaCCCTGAATAACCGAGGCACTgctttttttttcatatatttccCCCCTTTTTTAACtgaatcatttttaattttttttaatgctttGTTAGATTATATGCATTGTAACTtagttttattaaaataataagttTTAATAACTAATTGATTATTTTGGCTATTGTAAAGGACATATATTTGACTAATAATTGTTTGACTAGTAGATTTAATAGTTAAATGATTAACTCCCCATGGGCTTTGTGTGATAGTAAATTGATGGATGAGTTTTTAAAGGAATAAATACTTGCGGCGTAAATAAATACTTGTGGCGTTTGAATTACtcgtaattctagaaaaatttctgtGGAGCCTTACCAGTTATCTCAGTTCTTGAACCACTTGTAATTTTGGGTTGTTCCCCATGGCCTAATTGCACTTATCAAATTTACTTGGTAGACGATAAAAAATTTCTCAATTAGCTCTAGATGAATTAAGAGTAGAAATAAGACAAAAAGACATCAAGTTGTTACTCAGGTACCTATAGTTGTGAGTACTTCTAGATTTATCTACTGATGGAAAATTTTGATGAGACCAAGTCAATCATCCTAGATTCAGTATTACCTTCTTTTAAAGAAGGTGAAGCAGGCCCGTAAGCTAAACCTTTTCCCATCGCCAAACTAATTTGACAATCATCCCATGATTGATCTTTCTTCACATAACTTGAGTAGGAGTCTAGGTGAGCGTAATTATCTTTGATTAAAAGATGAACAGTTCGACTAGGTGAACCAGGCCCATGAGCTCGGCCCAGTGGACTTGTCTTCATAGCGACTCAAGTCTGAGTCTGCAGCGACCCAAACCCTTTCCCACCGCCGAGTAGAGCAACCCTCCGAAGCGGAAACCATGATCGCCGCCGGGGTCGTCGACATTTTGTCGAGGCCTCGGTTCGTCCCTTGCCGGCGGACGCCGAGGAAGAAGGTAAACTGTAATTGCTTCTTTCGTAAACCCATGTTTACTTTTTCTTCTTTTCGTGGGAAGATTAAAAAAAGCTAGTTGCTTTCCCCGAGATTCAAGCTTGTCAGCTTGTTTTCATTATCAAGCAGAAAATAAGAATGTATGCGACTTATTTCCCGAAGTCTGTTTGTGTGAATACATAATATTACCGGTACCCTGCAAATGGGGCTTCACGGGATAGATAATGGTAGAGTAAGCCGAAGTTCTTTAAGATAACATACACATTCGTGACAGTGATGATTGGATAGGTGTTGCTAATTTGTTAGGCTCGCTTCATCCCTCAAATATCAATAGATGCTGAGATGGTTGACAGGCTGAAAGACCAATCTTCAATATCCAAGTCTATATGTGACATATATGCTATTTTCAGTTCCATTATGGGTGCTTGATTCACTGCTCGATTATTCATTTGTGCTTATGATTAGTAATTCATTGTCGTGTGTCCTAAGGATCAATCAGGCTTATTTGCTATTTTATACTTGTAGTCATCAAATTTTGAGAAGCTGAGCTTATTGATAATTGACATTGGCTTTATGATTAGTAATCAACTTATGTTTCTTAACTCTCTGCCACACAGGCTTATTACATAAATACTGCTGATGTTCTTGCAGGACTTGCACGGACATGCTTTCGAGTTGGTTGGGATATCCGGCCAATCACACAGGATAGGTGATTGGAGGCAGTCCTGCTTTTTTCTATGTTTCTTTGACGTTCATAGCTTAATTTCTAACCGTATCAATTAACACTGCCATGTTCTTGTTTACAGCAATGAGGGTGTTCAATGTTTATCTTATTGCTCTGAAGACGGTAACAATCAGTATGGGCAACTATCAAAATGTATCATCAATGCCAAAAAGGAGTCATTGTTTCCAAACTATGGTTTGCGATATAGTTAGGCCTAATATGCACACAATAATATCTGGCTATTGGGAGGGTCCTGATACTGAAGATGGGTGGGGTTATATTGAGGCTGTTGTGTTTAGAAGTCCTTGATCATTTGCTTTTCTCACTTGTACTTTGTTTTCTGAATTCAATGTATTGCAATTTTGTTTGTGCTATAAATCAATTCCAATTTTTCAAAGCAATTTATACTAATCCCAAATGATTTTTACCCCATCAATTGTTTTTTACAATGCAAAATCATTAGTATTATGTCTGTTGTGTGAATGGAATACATAGAATTGCTATGATATCGGAATTTACCTCAATAATTGTTGCTAATTAACTAGTATAATAAATATTGATCCGGTCCAAAAGTCGATGAGATAGAAAGTTAGGGATGGTCTCGTTGATCGCTCGTAGACTCTGTTCTGCCTTGCAAAACAGATGATAT is a genomic window of Zingiber officinale cultivar Zhangliang unplaced genomic scaffold, Zo_v1.1 ctg182, whole genome shotgun sequence containing:
- the LOC122036629 gene encoding uncharacterized protein LOC122036629 — its product is MIAAGVVDILSRPRFVPCRRTPRKKDLHGHAFELVGISGQSHRIAMRVFNVYLIALKTVTISMGNYQNVSSMPKRSHCFQTMVCDIVRPNMHTIISGYWEGPDTEDGWGYIEAVVFRSP